In Robbsia sp. KACC 23696, a single window of DNA contains:
- the gcvA gene encoding transcriptional regulator GcvA, with translation MDKQPDRLPPLNALRHFEAVARQGSFASAAVDLHVTHWAVGKQIRLLEDWFGVPLFERRASGVVLTDEGAGLLDDVSGAFRRLSSAASRVRGDAAVRRISGRVRVNVLASFALCWLLPRLADFQAQFPDIDVRVSTTSRKLRYIGDAYDIGVRSGHEAGQAVQSRALMADVRLPVCSPTLLSRLPIQQVADLRHHTLLHSASTRAGWSHWLDAAGAAELKPARHVEFEHAYLQLAAAIEGLGVALVSLPLIQRDLAAGRLVCPIPAPTWRADDYTLVTHPDRADDPAVQAFERWITAMAEPEGVLKTSRP, from the coding sequence ATGGATAAACAGCCGGATCGATTGCCGCCGCTGAACGCATTGCGTCACTTCGAGGCGGTTGCGCGGCAGGGCAGTTTCGCCTCGGCTGCGGTGGACCTGCATGTGACGCACTGGGCCGTCGGCAAGCAGATCCGCTTGCTGGAGGATTGGTTCGGCGTGCCGCTTTTCGAGAGACGCGCCAGCGGGGTGGTGCTGACCGACGAGGGCGCGGGATTGCTCGACGATGTGAGCGGTGCGTTCCGCCGACTGTCTTCGGCGGCATCCCGTGTTCGTGGCGATGCCGCGGTTCGTCGGATCTCGGGCAGGGTTCGTGTCAATGTGCTGGCCAGCTTTGCGCTGTGCTGGCTATTGCCGCGCCTTGCGGATTTCCAGGCGCAGTTTCCGGACATCGATGTTCGCGTGTCGACGACGTCGCGCAAGCTGCGCTATATCGGTGATGCCTACGACATCGGCGTGCGATCCGGCCATGAGGCGGGACAGGCGGTGCAATCGCGTGCCTTGATGGCGGACGTTCGACTGCCGGTCTGTAGCCCCACGCTGTTAAGTCGTCTGCCCATTCAGCAAGTCGCGGACTTGCGGCATCACACGCTGCTGCATTCCGCGAGTACGCGCGCGGGGTGGTCGCATTGGTTGGATGCGGCCGGCGCAGCGGAGTTAAAGCCAGCGCGGCATGTGGAGTTCGAGCATGCGTATTTGCAATTGGCGGCGGCGATCGAGGGCTTGGGCGTCGCGCTGGTATCGCTGCCGCTGATCCAACGGGATCTCGCCGCCGGACGTCTGGTCTGCCCGATCCCCGCGCCGACATGGCGTGCCGACGACTACACCTTGGTGACGCATCCGGATCGCGCCGACGATCCGGCGGTTCAGGCCTTCGAGCGCTGGATCACGGCGATGGCCGAGCCGGAGGGCGTGCTTAAAACGTCGCGCCCTTGA
- a CDS encoding MFS transporter: protein MRLIPPFRFPGAPSPDTTPPGPARDTRKRVLWLSCIAHALHDGYTDMIYALLPVWQSDFGLSYGALAVLRGIYAGTMAGLQLPAGRLAQWLGSRATLALGTFFAALGYALAGLSGGLVGLCIALALSGSGSSTQHPLASGAVSRSYGKNARGPLGIYNFAGDLGKSALPAAISLMVTVMPWRHALWIVSIIGFVVAAVLAVAFPAISRHTLPETDVARAPGTAPSASKPASQRAAPQSDRVGFTVLLTIGILDTGVRMGLLTFLPFLMKEKGASGALIGTALALVFIGGAAGKFACGWLGARMGVIGTVLATESGTAAAILAVLVCPLPLAIVLLPFLGMMLNGTSSVLYGTVPELTSSDRTERAFAVFYTGTIGAGAIAPVIYGVLGDRIGVHGATIATAATALAILPLALRLRGALADTAP, encoded by the coding sequence ATGCGCCTGATCCCCCCGTTCCGATTTCCCGGTGCGCCGTCGCCGGACACGACGCCGCCCGGGCCCGCGCGGGACACCCGCAAACGCGTGCTGTGGCTGTCCTGTATCGCGCATGCGCTACATGATGGCTATACCGATATGATTTACGCGTTGCTGCCGGTGTGGCAGTCGGATTTCGGACTCAGCTATGGCGCACTGGCAGTGCTGCGCGGCATCTATGCCGGCACGATGGCCGGCCTGCAATTACCCGCTGGAAGACTTGCACAGTGGCTCGGTAGTCGCGCGACATTGGCACTCGGCACTTTCTTCGCGGCGCTCGGCTATGCGCTGGCCGGTCTGTCGGGTGGCTTGGTGGGACTTTGCATCGCCCTGGCCCTTTCCGGGAGCGGCTCGAGCACCCAGCATCCCTTGGCCTCGGGCGCCGTCTCGCGCAGTTATGGCAAAAATGCACGCGGCCCCCTCGGCATCTATAACTTCGCCGGCGATCTCGGAAAGTCCGCACTGCCTGCCGCCATCTCACTGATGGTGACGGTGATGCCCTGGCGACACGCTCTGTGGATCGTCTCAATAATCGGCTTTGTCGTGGCGGCGGTGCTCGCCGTGGCGTTTCCCGCGATCTCCCGCCATACCCTGCCGGAAACCGACGTCGCGCGCGCGCCCGGTACCGCGCCTTCCGCCAGCAAGCCCGCATCGCAGCGCGCCGCGCCTCAAAGCGACCGTGTCGGCTTTACCGTGCTGCTGACGATCGGCATCCTCGATACCGGCGTGCGCATGGGCCTGCTGACCTTCCTCCCTTTCTTGATGAAAGAAAAAGGCGCGAGCGGCGCGCTGATCGGCACCGCCTTGGCGCTGGTCTTTATCGGCGGCGCGGCCGGCAAATTCGCCTGCGGCTGGCTCGGTGCGCGCATGGGCGTTATCGGGACCGTCCTGGCGACGGAAAGCGGCACGGCCGCCGCCATCCTCGCCGTACTGGTCTGCCCCTTGCCGCTGGCCATCGTCCTGCTGCCGTTTCTCGGCATGATGTTGAACGGCACGTCGTCGGTGCTGTACGGCACCGTGCCCGAGTTGACCTCGTCGGACCGGACCGAGCGCGCGTTTGCCGTCTTCTACACAGGGACAATCGGGGCGGGAGCCATCGCGCCGGTGATCTACGGCGTACTCGGCGACCGCATCGGCGTCCACGGCGCGACGATCGCCACCGCGGCCACGGCGCTGGCAATCCTACCGCTGGCCCTGCGCCTGCGCGGCGCACTCGCCGATACCGCGCCTTAG
- a CDS encoding AI-2E family transporter, producing the protein MQKPKSVSTLFERSVYAIAFVVIVASLHFAAEVLIPVTLSIILSFLIMPLVARLRRAGFGHNLSITLAVLIAVVVAGFIGILIASRVIQLASDAPLYAVVLHEKILALSNFANVGTNWFSERFRSVFDYGTLNSSNGAATGGAVPKFLDGASLPGNDPRFLLQWLIRFAWPILSSTGVVLAVLVFVLFEHEALRDRFIRVTGTRDIRATTVAVNEAGQRLSHYFVSQLIINACVGLTIAIALWIADLSGALLFGILAFVFRYVPYVGVLIAAAAAAFMGMISSDGWTLALTVVVIFVSVELVFSQFIEPLFYGHSTGLSPLSVVLSAIVWAWLWGPVGLVLSTPLTLCLVVFARHFESLRIFEILLADLPALSLSERFYQRALSNDAIEISRDARSYIRKRSLVAYCDKVLIPALMLAKADVDRGTIGEAERSAVGNSILVVLEDITADSKRRRRRLPKVSLADGASLGQILRSRREAVLGKMQGPISGPPRSLILVVPAHALYDSLMAEILVRVLRARDLDARHITPEEFMSPPPNANPALVGACFLVYSPADADTDSHAEGLTNTIAARLPHAARAAVRIADPFAEDSKPAQAEASEKLLVSFSEALEFALQNTTVDAPRQTA; encoded by the coding sequence GTGCAGAAACCCAAGTCCGTATCCACGCTGTTCGAGCGTAGTGTCTATGCGATCGCTTTCGTCGTCATCGTCGCGTCGCTGCATTTCGCGGCCGAGGTACTGATCCCGGTAACCTTGTCCATCATCCTCAGCTTCCTGATCATGCCGCTGGTGGCCCGGCTACGGCGCGCCGGCTTCGGTCACAATTTGTCGATTACCTTGGCGGTGCTGATCGCGGTCGTCGTGGCGGGCTTTATCGGTATCCTGATCGCGTCTCGCGTGATTCAACTGGCCTCCGACGCTCCGCTGTACGCCGTGGTGCTGCACGAGAAGATCCTCGCGCTATCCAATTTCGCCAATGTCGGCACCAATTGGTTCAGCGAGCGTTTCCGGTCGGTGTTCGACTACGGCACCCTGAATAGCAGCAACGGCGCCGCCACCGGGGGTGCCGTCCCGAAATTCCTCGACGGCGCGTCGCTGCCCGGAAACGACCCGCGCTTCTTGCTGCAGTGGCTGATCCGTTTCGCCTGGCCCATCCTGTCGTCCACCGGCGTCGTCCTGGCCGTCCTCGTGTTCGTGCTATTCGAACACGAGGCGCTGCGCGACCGCTTTATCCGCGTCACGGGCACCCGCGACATCCGGGCAACCACCGTGGCGGTCAATGAAGCCGGGCAGCGGCTGTCGCACTACTTCGTCTCGCAACTGATCATCAATGCCTGTGTCGGCTTGACGATCGCCATCGCATTGTGGATCGCCGATTTATCGGGCGCCCTGCTGTTCGGCATTCTCGCCTTCGTCTTCCGCTATGTTCCGTATGTCGGGGTGCTGATCGCCGCGGCGGCCGCCGCCTTCATGGGTATGATCTCGTCGGATGGATGGACGTTGGCGCTGACCGTCGTCGTCATCTTCGTGTCCGTCGAGCTGGTTTTCTCGCAATTCATCGAGCCGCTGTTCTATGGCCATAGCACCGGACTCTCACCATTGTCCGTGGTGCTGTCCGCGATTGTCTGGGCCTGGTTATGGGGCCCGGTAGGACTGGTTCTATCGACGCCGCTCACGCTGTGCCTGGTCGTCTTCGCGCGACATTTCGAGTCCTTGCGTATTTTCGAGATACTGCTCGCGGACCTTCCCGCCTTGAGTCTTTCGGAGCGCTTTTACCAACGCGCGCTATCCAATGACGCCATCGAAATCAGCCGCGACGCGCGCAGCTATATTCGCAAGCGCTCGCTGGTGGCCTATTGCGACAAGGTCTTGATTCCAGCGCTGATGCTCGCCAAAGCCGATGTCGACCGGGGTACGATTGGCGAGGCCGAGCGGAGCGCCGTCGGCAACTCCATTCTGGTGGTGCTCGAGGACATCACCGCGGACTCGAAGCGGCGCCGGCGGCGTCTGCCCAAAGTGTCGCTGGCCGACGGCGCCAGTCTCGGCCAAATTTTGAGATCGCGTCGGGAAGCGGTTCTGGGCAAGATGCAAGGTCCTATCAGCGGTCCGCCTCGCTCCTTGATTCTGGTCGTGCCGGCCCACGCGCTCTATGACTCCTTGATGGCCGAAATTCTCGTACGCGTGCTTCGTGCGCGCGATCTGGATGCGCGCCACATCACGCCGGAAGAATTCATGTCGCCACCGCCGAATGCGAACCCGGCATTGGTCGGGGCGTGTTTCCTCGTCTATAGCCCGGCGGATGCCGATACCGATTCGCACGCCGAGGGGCTGACGAACACGATTGCCGCGCGGCTGCCTCACGCTGCGCGCGCGGCCGTGCGCATTGCCGATCCCTTCGCCGAAGACAGCAAACCGGCGCAGGCCGAGGCCAGCGAAAAGCTCCTGGTATCGTTTAGTGAAGCGCTCGAATTCGCGCTGCAAAATACCACGGTCGATGCGCCTCGGCAGACCGCGTAG
- a CDS encoding ATP-binding protein: MRTESASDIRSVPNERINERIARYARVGVRLACVVALLIVFCAVLGQIQSPALAATRQVAMATLTSVGIVCLALSGFLPPRDSGRAIRALSAVALAAAIIALVSRAITGADVVSPLLSRVITLGYLKSEAQCSIATAVCMALVAIGQFRRASGHIVSADYLTGSALLIASAALLGLAFGVPDLHHVFFYSTMSTPTAGALFLLSAAFIVTDPEQGWAALITSASASGRATRRHLLLAVFPIIVAASLLHAIHAESLSVEAAVTFLILLILAPLLLLIFREGLARENRENAYAALARFEQHAASDLNRQLAEQAALLLTQGEERRKAESGMYRAQRLEALGQLTGGIAHDFNNMLMAVSGNLHLVRQYIAPGHPGHGHLESIETAAQRGERLTKQLLVFSRTQLIDVRAVELDVVIEGARELVGNALGPDVDVVLDVQTAGVWVRTDPEQLQLAILNLAINARDAMPMGGHLRIGTSPSVIETVDTQPRQFVAIHVVDDGLGMTPDVAARAIEPFFTTKEASKRSGLGLAQVYGVMRQSGGELRITSDVGRGTTVDLLLLRTEPVIQPTMPEPHASQPAATHASRAPVLLIDDDEEVRAAMAELFRCSGHEVIEAADGKAGLAALASIKPAVAVIDYLMPGLNGAQVARLARELQPTLPIIFVSGYADTLALEQLSDAIVLRKPVPIDALLSTVARFAVEQ, from the coding sequence ATGCGAACAGAGTCGGCGTCCGATATACGATCCGTTCCAAACGAACGTATTAACGAGCGTATCGCGCGCTATGCGCGTGTGGGTGTTCGGCTCGCCTGCGTGGTCGCGTTGTTGATTGTATTCTGCGCCGTGCTCGGGCAAATTCAATCGCCCGCGCTGGCCGCGACACGGCAAGTGGCGATGGCCACGCTGACTAGTGTCGGCATCGTCTGTCTCGCCCTGTCCGGCTTCCTCCCTCCGCGTGATTCCGGTCGTGCCATACGTGCCCTCAGTGCGGTCGCGCTCGCGGCCGCGATCATCGCGTTGGTGTCGCGTGCTATTACCGGCGCCGATGTCGTCAGTCCGCTGTTATCGCGCGTGATCACGCTGGGCTATCTCAAATCTGAGGCGCAGTGTTCGATCGCGACAGCCGTGTGCATGGCCTTGGTTGCCATTGGTCAGTTCCGACGTGCATCCGGTCATATCGTGTCAGCCGACTACCTGACCGGCAGCGCGCTGCTGATCGCCAGTGCCGCCTTGTTGGGGCTGGCCTTTGGCGTGCCCGATCTGCACCATGTATTTTTCTACTCGACGATGTCGACGCCGACGGCTGGCGCGCTGTTCCTGTTGTCGGCCGCGTTCATCGTCACCGATCCCGAGCAAGGATGGGCGGCGTTGATCACGTCGGCGAGCGCGTCCGGTCGCGCGACGCGCCGCCATTTGCTGCTGGCCGTGTTTCCGATCATTGTGGCGGCGTCGCTGTTGCACGCCATTCATGCCGAATCGCTGAGTGTGGAAGCGGCAGTCACGTTTCTGATTCTGCTGATTCTCGCGCCGCTGCTGCTGTTGATTTTCAGAGAAGGACTCGCCCGTGAAAACCGCGAGAATGCCTACGCCGCGCTCGCGCGTTTCGAGCAACATGCGGCGTCGGATCTGAATCGACAACTGGCGGAACAAGCGGCCTTGTTACTCACGCAGGGCGAGGAACGGCGGAAGGCGGAATCGGGTATGTACCGCGCGCAGCGCTTGGAGGCGCTCGGTCAATTGACGGGCGGCATCGCGCATGATTTCAATAATATGCTGATGGCCGTCAGCGGCAATCTGCATCTGGTTCGCCAATACATCGCGCCGGGTCACCCGGGTCACGGTCATCTCGAAAGTATCGAGACCGCCGCGCAACGCGGCGAGCGCCTGACGAAGCAGTTGCTGGTGTTTTCTCGGACGCAGTTGATCGATGTTCGCGCGGTCGAGCTGGATGTGGTCATCGAAGGGGCGCGCGAACTCGTCGGCAACGCGCTGGGTCCTGACGTCGATGTCGTGCTGGACGTGCAGACGGCGGGCGTTTGGGTGCGGACGGACCCCGAGCAACTGCAACTGGCCATTCTGAACCTTGCGATCAATGCGCGCGACGCGATGCCGATGGGGGGCCATCTGCGCATCGGCACGTCGCCCTCGGTCATCGAAACCGTCGATACGCAGCCTCGGCAATTCGTCGCCATCCATGTCGTCGACGACGGGCTCGGCATGACGCCGGACGTTGCGGCCCGCGCGATCGAGCCGTTTTTTACGACGAAGGAGGCGAGCAAGCGCTCCGGTCTCGGATTGGCGCAGGTCTACGGCGTCATGCGGCAAAGTGGCGGCGAGCTGCGCATTACCAGCGACGTGGGCCGTGGGACGACCGTCGATCTGTTGCTGCTGCGGACCGAGCCGGTGATCCAGCCGACGATGCCCGAACCACATGCATCGCAGCCGGCGGCGACGCACGCGTCACGGGCGCCGGTGCTGCTGATCGATGACGATGAAGAAGTGCGTGCGGCCATGGCCGAGCTGTTCCGCTGCAGCGGCCATGAGGTCATCGAGGCGGCCGATGGCAAGGCCGGTCTCGCGGCCTTGGCATCGATCAAGCCTGCCGTCGCGGTGATCGACTATCTGATGCCGGGCCTCAACGGCGCCCAAGTCGCACGTCTCGCGCGCGAGCTGCAGCCGACGCTGCCGATCATCTTCGTCAGCGGCTATGCGGACACGCTCGCGCTGGAACAGTTGAGCGATGCCATTGTGCTGCGCAAGCCGGTGCCGATCGACGCGTTGCTGTCGACGGTAGCCCGCTTTGCGGTCGAGCAATAG
- a CDS encoding ATP-binding protein, translated as MRVLSNDHQCAGWHGEMAHRIQEFDWSTTSLGPLDRWSSSLRAAVRLVLASPVPLVMLWGEAGYMIYNDAYSGFAGGRHPFLLGAPVETGWPEVAAFNRNVVNTCLAGGTLSYRDKELVLFRNGQAEDVWMDLYYSPVIEDDGSPAGVIAIVIETTERVIAGRQRDAVEADLIQLTRHLEQRVADAVKAHAEVEEQLRQSQKMEAIGALTGGVAHDFNNILQIISGNLQLLSMQERQNENVQNRVGIALAAVDRGAKLSSQLLAFARRQPLSPAAVNPRRIFDDLNSLLERAVGENIAVQMQLPSEPWLIHVDRNRLENAVLNLAINSRDAMDSEGELQVMAENVMLDHTDLVGAEVGPGAYVRISVRDNGPGMSAEVIERACEPFFTTKEFGRGTGLGLSMVFGFVRQSGGHLSIESELGFGTTVHMHFPRCLGQETPSERSVSVLPGGGNETILVVEDDAGVRATSVALLHELGYTVHQACDAGAALSMLKNGVKVDLIFTDVVMPGQVRSADLAAWARNHYPPIPVLFTSGHTRDIISKNNVLAPDVRLLTKPYLPEALSTMVRELLARRET; from the coding sequence ATGCGGGTGTTGAGCAACGACCATCAATGTGCCGGCTGGCATGGCGAGATGGCGCATCGAATCCAGGAATTCGATTGGTCCACGACCTCCCTCGGACCGCTAGACCGCTGGTCGAGCAGCTTGCGCGCCGCCGTGCGGTTGGTGCTCGCCTCGCCGGTCCCCCTCGTCATGTTGTGGGGCGAAGCAGGCTATATGATTTACAACGATGCCTATTCCGGCTTCGCCGGCGGGCGGCATCCTTTCCTGTTGGGCGCACCGGTCGAGACCGGATGGCCCGAAGTCGCCGCCTTCAACCGCAATGTCGTCAACACCTGTCTCGCCGGAGGCACCCTGTCGTACCGCGACAAGGAACTCGTGCTGTTCCGCAACGGCCAGGCAGAGGACGTCTGGATGGACTTGTATTACAGTCCTGTCATCGAAGACGACGGCAGCCCGGCAGGCGTCATAGCGATCGTCATCGAGACCACGGAACGCGTTATCGCCGGACGCCAACGCGATGCGGTGGAAGCCGATCTGATTCAACTGACGCGCCATCTCGAGCAACGTGTCGCCGATGCGGTGAAGGCACACGCCGAGGTAGAGGAGCAGCTGCGGCAATCGCAAAAAATGGAAGCGATCGGCGCATTGACCGGCGGCGTCGCGCACGACTTCAACAACATCCTGCAAATCATTTCCGGCAATCTGCAGCTGCTTTCCATGCAGGAGCGTCAGAACGAGAATGTGCAGAACCGCGTAGGCATCGCCTTGGCCGCCGTCGACCGTGGGGCCAAGCTCTCGTCGCAATTGCTGGCGTTCGCACGGCGCCAGCCGCTCTCGCCCGCCGCCGTCAATCCGCGCCGCATCTTCGACGATCTGAACAGTCTGCTCGAACGTGCGGTGGGCGAAAACATCGCCGTGCAAATGCAGCTTCCCAGCGAACCCTGGCTGATACACGTCGATCGCAACCGCCTCGAAAATGCCGTCCTGAATCTCGCCATCAATTCCCGCGATGCGATGGATAGCGAAGGCGAGCTACAGGTCATGGCCGAGAATGTGATGCTCGATCACACCGATCTGGTTGGCGCCGAGGTCGGGCCCGGCGCCTACGTACGCATCAGCGTCCGGGACAACGGGCCGGGCATGTCGGCCGAGGTGATCGAACGGGCCTGCGAACCTTTCTTCACCACCAAGGAATTCGGGCGGGGGACCGGGCTGGGATTGAGCATGGTGTTCGGCTTTGTCCGGCAAAGCGGCGGCCATTTATCGATCGAGAGCGAACTTGGATTCGGCACCACGGTGCATATGCACTTCCCGCGCTGCCTCGGTCAGGAAACGCCTTCCGAACGCAGCGTCTCGGTATTGCCCGGTGGCGGCAATGAAACGATTCTGGTCGTCGAGGACGACGCCGGCGTGCGTGCGACGTCGGTCGCGCTATTGCACGAACTCGGCTACACCGTGCATCAGGCGTGCGATGCCGGCGCTGCGTTGTCGATGCTGAAGAATGGCGTCAAGGTCGACCTGATCTTCACCGACGTCGTTATGCCCGGTCAGGTTCGGAGCGCCGATCTCGCCGCCTGGGCGCGCAATCACTACCCACCGATTCCGGTGCTTTTCACGTCCGGCCATACCCGCGACATCATCTCGAAAAACAACGTTTTGGCGCCGGACGTTCGCTTGCTGACGAAACCCTATCTACCCGAAGCACTGTCCACCATGGTCCGGGAACTGCTCGCGCGCCGCGAAACGTGA